A genomic window from Paenibacillus sp. FSL K6-0276 includes:
- a CDS encoding SOS response-associated peptidase, giving the protein MCGRYTITVTMEELMVRYFANDSTIVHYAPKYNAAPMQQIPAVINTGSSNKLGELRWGLVPSWAKDDKIGSKMINARAESLLEKPSFKRLVSSRRCILPSDGFYEWKVQGSNKQPMRIVMHDGGIFSMAGLYDIRMDPEGNKLSTCTIITTTPNDLMAEIHNRMPVILKPEDEAEWLSRDNQDATSLMKLLKPYDQNQMRAYPVSTAVGNVRNDTKELIKAKDNAV; this is encoded by the coding sequence ATGTGCGGACGTTATACAATAACCGTCACTATGGAAGAGTTGATGGTCAGATATTTTGCGAATGATTCAACCATTGTCCACTACGCCCCAAAATATAACGCTGCACCCATGCAGCAAATTCCGGCAGTCATTAACACAGGTTCCAGCAATAAGCTTGGAGAACTGCGCTGGGGTCTGGTTCCTTCATGGGCCAAAGATGACAAAATCGGCAGTAAAATGATCAACGCCCGGGCAGAATCACTGCTAGAAAAGCCTTCTTTCAAGCGATTAGTAAGCTCACGACGCTGCATCCTCCCATCTGATGGATTCTACGAATGGAAGGTGCAGGGCAGCAACAAACAACCCATGCGAATCGTGATGCACGATGGGGGTATTTTCTCCATGGCCGGATTGTATGATATTCGGATGGACCCGGAAGGGAATAAACTAAGTACCTGCACTATTATAACTACTACTCCGAACGATCTTATGGCTGAAATTCATAACCGCATGCCGGTTATTTTGAAACCTGAGGATGAGGCAGAATGGCTGAGTCGGGATAATCAGGACGCGACCTCGCTAATGAAGCTTCTTAAACCGTATGATCAAAATCAAATGAGAGCCTATCCGGTTTCCACTGCAGTGGGAAATGTTCGCAATGATACGAAGGAATTAATTAAAGCTAAAGATAATGCAGTATAA
- a CDS encoding AI-2E family transporter, producing the protein MEQWSQSKWFRWMIGVLLSLIILYFVWLLRPMLQGIFVFLKAILAPFLAAMIISYVLNPVVSMLAGRKMPRSVAVLLIYAVFLTALAVIAINLIPMFIEQLEELNEHLPEMTLQAQGLMRHMNSRLIPPGVEMGMNNWFFQLENRLAEGISNFLDNIGTTINVLFNAFIVPFLVFYILKDFDVFERTVVSCLPRARRKSIVTLLKDIDDALGNYIRGQFLVCIIIGVLAYIGYAIIGMPYALLFASVVAVFNIVPYMGPFLGAAPAIVMASTVSFRLVLLVAVVNTVCQIVESNIISPQVVGKKLHLHPLLIIFALLVGGELAGMIGLILAVPFFAAAKVVIQHFMTYLIKRKPV; encoded by the coding sequence ATGGAGCAATGGTCCCAAAGTAAGTGGTTCCGCTGGATGATCGGAGTGCTGCTCTCCCTGATCATTTTGTATTTTGTTTGGTTGCTTCGTCCGATGCTGCAGGGGATATTTGTATTCTTAAAGGCAATCCTCGCTCCATTTCTGGCAGCTATGATTATTTCCTATGTGCTGAATCCCGTCGTTAGTATGTTGGCAGGACGGAAGATGCCGCGAAGTGTAGCTGTTCTGCTTATATATGCAGTGTTTCTAACGGCGCTTGCAGTGATCGCTATCAACCTTATCCCTATGTTTATCGAGCAGCTTGAAGAGTTAAATGAACACTTGCCAGAGATGACGCTACAAGCCCAAGGGCTGATGCGCCATATGAATTCAAGACTCATACCGCCCGGGGTCGAGATGGGGATGAACAACTGGTTTTTTCAACTGGAGAATCGTCTCGCAGAAGGGATTTCTAATTTTCTCGATAATATAGGAACAACGATTAACGTGCTGTTCAATGCTTTTATCGTGCCGTTTCTAGTGTTCTATATTCTGAAGGATTTTGACGTGTTTGAACGAACGGTGGTCTCTTGTCTGCCCCGCGCACGCCGTAAGTCTATTGTTACCTTGTTAAAAGATATCGATGATGCACTCGGCAACTACATTCGTGGACAGTTTCTGGTCTGCATTATCATAGGCGTGCTTGCTTATATCGGTTATGCTATCATCGGAATGCCTTATGCCTTATTGTTCGCCAGTGTGGTGGCGGTGTTCAATATTGTTCCGTATATGGGTCCCTTTCTGGGGGCTGCGCCAGCCATTGTGATGGCTTCGACAGTCTCGTTTCGTTTAGTTCTACTGGTTGCAGTGGTGAACACTGTGTGCCAAATCGTGGAGAGTAATATTATTTCTCCTCAGGTAGTGGGGAAGAAGCTGCATTTGCATCCGCTGCTCATTATCTTTGCACTTCTTGTCGGTGGGGAATTGGCGGGAATGATTGGACTTATCCTTGCTGTACCGTTCTTCGCAGCTGCAAAAGTCGTTATTCAACACTTTATGACGTATTTAATCAAACGAAAGCCCGTGTAA
- a CDS encoding ABC transporter permease, with protein MAKTSAEIALLQETDKSPSGFKIVWREIVRDKLALVSLIFLFAIIAAVYGISLFLDQKEIVTVDLFALYEKPSAVHWLGTDYGGRDVFGQLIIGTRNSMSIAFMVTFFTGIIGILVGLFSGYFGGTIDNISMRVVDFFMILPFIMIVIAFVSAVPKYNTLTFSFIMTAFLWMGIARLIRSKTLQEKELDYVQASKTLGSSNLKIMFTQVLPNLSSVIIVTMTLHLAANIGLESGLSFLGFGFPESTPSLGTLVSYARNPQTLEFRWWIWLPASLLILVLMLSINNVGQALKRATDARQRKG; from the coding sequence ATGGCAAAGACAAGCGCAGAGATAGCTCTGCTGCAGGAAACAGATAAAAGTCCATCAGGCTTCAAAATTGTTTGGCGAGAGATTGTGCGGGATAAACTGGCTTTGGTATCACTGATTTTCCTATTTGCGATTATTGCCGCCGTTTATGGGATTTCTTTATTTTTGGATCAAAAAGAAATTGTTACGGTTGACTTGTTCGCACTGTATGAGAAGCCTTCGGCTGTACACTGGCTGGGGACCGATTATGGAGGACGGGATGTATTCGGTCAATTAATTATAGGCACACGAAATTCCATGTCGATTGCTTTTATGGTTACTTTTTTTACGGGAATCATCGGTATTCTAGTAGGTTTGTTCTCTGGATACTTTGGGGGAACGATAGATAATATTTCGATGCGAGTTGTAGATTTCTTCATGATTTTACCTTTTATAATGATTGTTATAGCTTTTGTGAGTGCAGTTCCTAAATACAATACGTTAACCTTCTCCTTTATTATGACTGCTTTTCTATGGATGGGGATTGCCAGGTTAATTCGTTCCAAAACGTTACAAGAGAAGGAACTGGATTACGTTCAGGCATCCAAGACATTAGGTTCCTCCAATCTTAAAATTATGTTTACTCAAGTTCTTCCGAACCTAAGCTCAGTCATTATCGTTACGATGACTTTGCATTTGGCAGCCAATATTGGATTGGAATCAGGTCTATCCTTTCTAGGTTTTGGTTTTCCAGAAAGTACTCCTAGCTTAGGTACGCTGGTCAGCTATGCAAGAAATCCGCAAACGCTTGAGTTCAGATGGTGGATCTGGTTACCCGCATCACTGCTGATTCTGGTACTGATGTTGAGTATAAATAATGTGGGTCAAGCGCTCAAACGTGCGACCGACGCAAGACAAAGAAAAGGATAA
- a CDS encoding IS1182 family transposase (programmed frameshift) produces MLRSNREKQQAYEFVSIEDLVPQDHLLRKVDKYIDFSFIDEKVRPLYCADNGRPAVDPVILFKMIFLGYFYGIRSERQLEREIQTNLAYRWFLGLGLTDKVPDHTTISWNRRTRFKDTNIFQDIFDEIVLQAISHRMVGGRVLVTDSTHVKANANKHQYTKQQVLQNTKDYVNELNAAVAEDRKEHGKKPLKPREEVNEEKEIKVSKTDPDSGYMIRDGKPEGFFYLDHRTVDTKYNLITDVHVTPGNVHDSVPYLSRLDRQQERFGFKIEAVALDSGYLTTPICRGLQSRKIFAVIAHRRFHPKQGLFPKWKFTFDAERNLYVCPASHELNYRTTDRKGYRQYASDPDHCKSCPLLDQCTQSRNHRKVVTRHVWEDSKEWVRNNRLSKSGKQLYRKRKETIERSFADAKELHGFRYCRLRGLPNVREQALMTAAVQNMKKMAIHLDRLEQRG; encoded by the exons ATGTTGCGTTCCAACCGAGAAAAACAACAAGCGTACGAGTTTGTCTCTATCGAAGATTTAGTTCCTCAAGATCATTTGCTACGAAAAGTAGATAAGTATATTGATTTTTCCTTTATCGATGAAAAAGTTAGGCCGTTGTACTGCGCAGATAACGGACGTCCTGCTGTTGATCCAGTTATCTTATTTAAGATGATTTTTCTTGGATACTTTTACGGCATTCGTTCCGAACGTCAATTGGAGCGAGAGATCCAAACCAATTTGGCGTACCGCTGGTTTTTAGGACTGGGATTAACCGACAAGGTTCCAGACCATACGACTATTAGTTGGAACCGGCGAACCCGATTTAAAGATACGAACATTTTTCAGGACATTTTCGATGAGATTGTTCTTCAGGCTATTTCGCACCGGATGGTCGGTGGACGGGTTCTCGTGACCGACTCAACCCATGTAAAAGCAAATGCGAATAAACACCAGTACACCAAACAACAAGTACTGCAGAACACCAAAGATTACGTGAATGAACTCAACGCTGCTGTGGCCGAAGACCGGAAAGAGCATGGAAAAAAGCCCT TGAAACCAAGAGAGGAAGTGAACGAGGAGAAAGAGATTAAAGTGAGCAAGACCGACCCAGATAGTGGATATATGATCCGGGATGGCAAACCGGAGGGCTTCTTTTATCTAGATCACCGTACCGTAGATACCAAATACAATCTCATTACCGATGTACATGTAACGCCCGGCAATGTTCATGATTCCGTGCCATATTTGTCGCGTTTAGACCGTCAGCAAGAACGTTTTGGATTTAAGATTGAAGCCGTTGCGCTCGATTCAGGTTACTTAACCACACCGATTTGTCGAGGATTACAAAGCCGAAAGATTTTTGCGGTGATTGCACACCGGAGATTTCATCCCAAGCAAGGATTGTTTCCGAAATGGAAGTTCACCTTTGATGCCGAGCGAAATTTGTATGTTTGTCCAGCCAGTCATGAACTGAATTACCGGACCACAGACCGAAAGGGTTACCGGCAGTATGCTTCTGATCCGGACCATTGTAAGAGTTGCCCATTGCTGGACCAATGCACTCAGTCCCGAAATCACCGAAAGGTGGTGACCCGGCACGTCTGGGAGGACAGCAAGGAATGGGTGCGGAATAACCGACTCAGTAAGTCGGGCAAGCAACTGTACCGCAAACGAAAAGAGACGATTGAGCGAAGCTTCGCGGATGCTAAAGAGCTCCATGGGTTTCGCTATTGCCGGTTGCGCGGACTTCCGAATGTCAGAGAACAGGCACTGATGACGGCAGCCGTGCAGAACATGAAGAAGATGGCGATCCACCTGGATCGCCTGGAACAGAGGGGGTAA
- a CDS encoding DUF523 domain-containing protein yields the protein MILVSSCLAGMKVRYNGTDCLDETIQNLLNENKAIAVCPELLGGFSTPREPAEIIGGNGEDVLAGTAKVVDRSGTDVTGMYLEGAYITLAKAREVSATMVVLKENSPSCVSAMIYNGEFKGKKIAGNGVTTALLRKNGIKVTSEENWLL from the coding sequence GTGATTCTGGTAAGCTCTTGTCTAGCTGGCATGAAGGTAAGATATAATGGAACGGATTGTTTGGACGAAACGATCCAGAACCTTTTGAATGAGAATAAAGCCATTGCAGTGTGTCCGGAATTACTAGGGGGTTTCTCTACGCCAAGAGAGCCAGCAGAAATCATCGGTGGGAATGGTGAGGATGTGCTGGCAGGAACGGCTAAAGTAGTGGATCGTTCAGGTACAGATGTTACAGGTATGTATTTAGAGGGTGCATATATCACGCTTGCAAAAGCCCGAGAGGTCTCAGCTACGATGGTAGTGCTTAAAGAAAACAGTCCTTCATGCGTCAGCGCCATGATTTATAATGGGGAATTCAAGGGGAAGAAAATAGCTGGAAATGGCGTTACTACAGCTTTACTTCGAAAAAATGGCATAAAGGTAACCTCTGAAGAGAATTGGCTATTATAA
- the mnmA gene encoding tRNA 2-thiouridine(34) synthase MnmA, whose amino-acid sequence MTKAKQDTRVVVGMSGGVDSSVTALLLKQQGYDVIGIFMKNWDDTDEFGVCTAESDAEDVRRVCEQIDIPYYTVNFEKEYFDKVFSYFLDEYKAGRTPNPDVMCNREIKFGEFLNKALQLGADYVATGHYARVIEEDGVYKLLRGVDNNKDQTYFLNALGQYQLSKAMFPIGHLPKPEVRRIAEEAGLYTAKKKDSTGVCFIGERNFREFLSQYLPAQSGDMVDIATGEIKGRHDGLMYYTLGQRQGLGIGGSGNGEPWFVAEKDLSRNILYVVQGDKHHSLYSTSLIASGVNWINGQELGHEPLKCTAKFRYRQPDQGVTLTAREDGTINVDFDVPQKAITPGQAVVFYLGEQCLGGGTIEYAEKVVPSAQA is encoded by the coding sequence ATGACAAAAGCAAAACAAGACACCCGTGTCGTCGTCGGCATGTCCGGAGGGGTCGATTCCTCCGTCACGGCGCTTCTGCTCAAGCAGCAGGGCTATGACGTCATCGGCATCTTCATGAAAAATTGGGACGATACCGACGAATTCGGAGTATGTACGGCCGAAAGCGATGCGGAGGATGTTCGCCGCGTATGCGAGCAGATTGATATTCCTTACTATACCGTTAATTTCGAGAAGGAATACTTCGACAAAGTATTTTCTTATTTTCTCGATGAATATAAGGCAGGCCGGACGCCTAATCCAGACGTCATGTGCAACCGAGAGATCAAGTTCGGAGAGTTCCTGAACAAAGCCCTTCAGCTTGGCGCCGATTATGTGGCGACTGGACATTATGCACGTGTTATAGAAGAAGATGGTGTGTACAAGCTGCTCCGCGGTGTAGACAACAATAAAGACCAGACCTATTTCTTGAACGCGCTGGGGCAGTATCAACTCTCTAAAGCAATGTTCCCGATTGGTCATCTTCCGAAACCGGAAGTACGGAGAATTGCCGAAGAAGCTGGACTCTATACTGCCAAGAAAAAAGACAGCACAGGTGTCTGCTTCATCGGTGAACGGAACTTCCGTGAATTCCTTAGTCAGTATCTCCCTGCACAATCGGGTGATATGGTAGATATAGCAACTGGAGAAATCAAAGGCCGCCACGATGGACTTATGTACTATACATTGGGTCAGCGCCAAGGCCTTGGCATTGGTGGCTCCGGTAACGGCGAACCTTGGTTTGTAGCCGAGAAAGACCTTAGCCGCAACATTCTTTATGTAGTTCAAGGAGACAAACATCACAGCCTGTACTCCACTAGTCTGATTGCCTCCGGTGTAAACTGGATTAACGGGCAAGAGCTAGGTCATGAGCCGCTAAAATGCACCGCCAAATTCCGGTATCGCCAGCCTGATCAGGGCGTAACCCTTACCGCACGGGAAGACGGAACGATAAACGTAGATTTTGATGTTCCTCAAAAAGCGATTACGCCTGGCCAAGCCGTTGTCTTCTATCTCGGCGAACAATGTCTCGGTGGCGGCACAATCGAATATGCCGAAAAGGTTGTTCCTTCAGCGCAAGCTTAA
- a CDS encoding Rrf2 family transcriptional regulator: MKISTKGRYGLTIMMELALKFGEGPTSLKSIAEKNGLSEHYLEQLIAPLRNAGLVKSIRGAYGGYILSCEASAITAGDIIRVLEGPISPVDFTEEDDAAKRDLWLRIRDSIADVLDSTTLHDLINFKEESLEDNYMFYI; this comes from the coding sequence TTGAAAATATCAACCAAAGGACGTTACGGACTAACAATTATGATGGAGCTTGCACTGAAATTTGGTGAAGGACCGACCTCACTTAAGAGTATCGCTGAGAAAAATGGACTTTCCGAGCATTATCTGGAGCAACTAATTGCTCCTCTGCGTAACGCAGGACTTGTAAAAAGTATTCGTGGTGCATACGGTGGATACATTTTATCATGTGAGGCCAGTGCTATCACAGCGGGTGACATCATTCGTGTACTGGAGGGTCCGATTTCTCCAGTTGATTTCACTGAAGAAGACGATGCGGCAAAACGCGATTTATGGTTGCGTATTCGCGACAGCATTGCTGATGTACTGGATTCCACAACACTTCATGACTTGATTAATTTTAAAGAAGAGAGCTTGGAAGATAACTATATGTTCTATATCTAG
- a CDS encoding PRC-barrel domain-containing protein, which produces MRLQDLIGLAVYEVEEGNAIGKIVDILLDSNWNITGIELESKSFFGGHVKFVAWKDIVAYGEDAVMIRSKESIDKTDADHIPCTFLLGKYKLKDLKVLTTTGTILGRISDVYFDQKLGNTIGALEISDGLVTDLIEGRKWLPCSDEMSIGENALMVPAMSEERLQKAINIVNG; this is translated from the coding sequence ATGAGACTTCAAGATCTGATCGGCTTGGCTGTATATGAAGTTGAAGAGGGGAATGCAATCGGCAAGATTGTCGATATACTACTCGATTCAAACTGGAACATTACGGGTATTGAACTGGAAAGCAAATCTTTTTTTGGTGGCCATGTGAAATTTGTGGCATGGAAAGATATTGTGGCCTACGGCGAGGATGCTGTCATGATTCGTAGTAAAGAGTCGATTGATAAGACAGATGCCGATCATATACCTTGTACTTTTCTATTAGGAAAGTACAAACTTAAGGATTTGAAAGTACTAACTACAACTGGAACTATACTTGGACGAATATCTGATGTTTATTTTGACCAAAAGTTGGGAAACACAATAGGAGCGCTGGAAATCAGTGACGGGCTTGTGACTGATTTGATCGAAGGCCGCAAATGGCTGCCTTGTTCTGACGAGATGTCCATTGGTGAGAATGCTTTAATGGTTCCTGCGATGAGCGAAGAACGGCTACAAAAAGCCATTAATATTGTTAACGGATAG
- a CDS encoding oligopeptide ABC transporter substrate-binding protein, giving the protein MRNRSKALLVSLMFVMLFALAACGSKNNNGAAESTAAPSASAPAATAEATAAPEAEDGLYNIKDFSNVKTNQGEAINGGTITFGLVSDSPFEGTLNWNFYSGDPDSQVLNWFDEGLLTWDKDYVYTNDGAATYEVAEDGRTFTFTIRDNVNWQDGKPVTAEDWLFAHEVIGNPKYDGPRYGSDFTNIEGMDEYHSGKAKTISGIKVLGDKKLQITYLKSTPSLLTGGIWIYPLAKHIFGGMDVAKISSSPEVRQKPIGFGAFKVESIVPGESVVFVKNEDYWRGAPKLDKVILKVVNPTTVVQELKSGGVDLVDAFPIDQFPDNAKMSNVQYLGAVDRAYTYIGFKLGKWDAEKKIVAPDPKAKMADVNLRKAMWAAVDNDTVGKKFYKGLRWNATTLIPPSHPEFHDTTNPGVAFDPEAAKKILDDSGYKLNGEFRTNPDGSELKINFISMTGSDIAEPLAQYYVQSWKAIGLNVTLEMVEFNTFYDRIGQNGEDDPSVDVYQGAWSVGIDVDPRGLYGKDAIYNFPRYSSAENDRLLSEGISEAAFDVDKRKEIYKEWQQFMVNEIPVFPTLYRAILVPVNNRVLNFGIGDGTGLYYNDIAVSADKAAVAQ; this is encoded by the coding sequence ATGAGAAATCGTTCAAAGGCACTACTGGTTTCATTAATGTTTGTAATGTTGTTTGCCCTTGCAGCCTGTGGCTCCAAGAACAACAACGGAGCGGCTGAATCAACAGCTGCCCCTAGTGCCAGTGCACCTGCGGCAACCGCAGAAGCAACGGCAGCGCCTGAAGCAGAAGACGGACTTTATAACATTAAAGATTTCAGTAATGTTAAGACTAATCAAGGTGAAGCTATTAATGGCGGTACAATTACTTTTGGACTTGTTTCCGATAGTCCATTTGAAGGTACTTTAAACTGGAACTTCTATTCCGGAGATCCGGATTCCCAAGTCCTAAATTGGTTTGATGAAGGTTTGTTAACTTGGGACAAAGACTATGTATATACGAATGATGGTGCGGCTACTTATGAAGTTGCAGAAGATGGACGTACCTTTACGTTTACGATTCGCGACAATGTGAACTGGCAGGATGGCAAGCCAGTAACGGCAGAAGACTGGTTGTTCGCGCATGAAGTCATTGGTAATCCGAAATATGATGGACCGCGTTACGGTTCTGACTTTACTAATATTGAAGGTATGGATGAGTACCACTCCGGTAAGGCCAAGACCATTTCTGGAATTAAGGTGCTGGGTGATAAGAAACTTCAAATTACTTACCTAAAATCAACACCTTCTCTGTTAACAGGTGGGATATGGATTTATCCGTTAGCCAAACATATCTTTGGCGGTATGGATGTTGCGAAAATCTCCTCTTCACCGGAAGTACGTCAAAAGCCGATTGGCTTCGGCGCTTTTAAAGTGGAAAGCATTGTTCCTGGTGAATCTGTAGTGTTCGTTAAGAATGAGGATTACTGGCGTGGAGCCCCTAAATTGGATAAAGTAATTCTGAAGGTTGTCAACCCAACAACTGTTGTACAAGAACTGAAGTCTGGTGGAGTTGACTTGGTGGATGCCTTCCCTATTGATCAATTCCCTGATAATGCAAAAATGTCAAATGTCCAGTATCTCGGTGCTGTTGACCGTGCGTATACGTATATTGGATTTAAGCTCGGCAAATGGGATGCTGAGAAAAAGATTGTTGCTCCCGATCCTAAAGCTAAAATGGCGGATGTGAATCTACGTAAAGCAATGTGGGCTGCCGTAGATAATGATACAGTTGGTAAAAAGTTCTATAAGGGACTTCGCTGGAATGCGACTACCTTGATTCCACCATCCCATCCAGAGTTTCATGATACTACCAATCCGGGTGTAGCTTTTGATCCAGAAGCAGCTAAGAAAATCTTGGATGATTCTGGTTATAAGCTTAACGGTGAATTCAGAACGAATCCAGATGGTAGCGAACTGAAGATTAATTTCATCTCGATGACAGGTTCGGACATTGCTGAACCGCTGGCTCAATATTATGTACAATCCTGGAAAGCAATTGGTCTGAATGTAACTTTGGAAATGGTAGAGTTTAATACCTTCTATGATCGCATAGGTCAAAATGGTGAGGATGATCCTTCCGTTGATGTGTACCAAGGCGCTTGGAGTGTAGGCATTGACGTTGACCCAAGAGGTCTATATGGCAAAGATGCTATCTACAACTTCCCTCGTTACTCAAGTGCAGAAAATGATCGTTTGTTATCCGAAGGGATCTCCGAGGCTGCTTTTGATGTAGATAAACGTAAAGAGATCTATAAAGAATGGCAACAGTTCATGGTTAACGAAATACCAGTATTCCCAACGCTATATCGTGCAATACTAGTTCCGGTTAACAACCGTGTTCTGAACTTTGGAATTGGTGATGGAACTGGGCTTTACTATAATGACATTGCAGTTTCTGCGGATAAAGCTGCGGTAGCTCAATAA
- the opp4B gene encoding oligopeptide ABC transporter permease: MWKIIVRRILIMIPQIFLLSILVFLMAKAMPGDALSGMLDPNVDPAAIEAMREKLGLNDPWYIQYWDWITKALQGDFGQSFRFKMPVSELIGQRLMNTLWLAIVTLILTYLIAIPLGITSGRYNDSWLDRLITGYTYIGFAAPLFIFALLMVWVFGFHLHWFPTSGSVSPGEVPGTLSHFWSKLYHLLLPALSMALIATVGTVQYLRNEIIDTKQKDFILTARAKGASESRVYNRHILRNSLLPIAAFFGYEITGLIGGTVFVESIFSYPGMGMLFLSSITIRDFSVVTALVLLYGVAAIVGSLLSDIILSIVDPRIRIK, encoded by the coding sequence ATGTGGAAGATAATCGTTCGTAGAATTCTTATTATGATTCCTCAAATATTTCTGTTAAGTATTCTTGTTTTTCTTATGGCGAAGGCGATGCCGGGAGATGCGTTATCAGGAATGCTTGATCCGAATGTTGATCCTGCGGCAATCGAAGCGATGAGAGAAAAGCTTGGCTTAAATGACCCGTGGTACATACAGTACTGGGACTGGATCACTAAAGCGTTACAAGGGGATTTTGGTCAGTCTTTCCGTTTCAAAATGCCTGTATCAGAGCTTATTGGTCAACGCCTGATGAATACACTTTGGCTGGCGATTGTCACGCTGATCCTCACATACCTTATTGCTATTCCACTTGGTATTACTAGCGGTCGTTATAACGATTCATGGCTGGACCGCCTGATTACTGGATACACCTATATTGGCTTTGCCGCACCATTGTTTATTTTCGCCCTTTTAATGGTATGGGTCTTCGGTTTTCACCTCCATTGGTTTCCTACTAGCGGCAGCGTCAGTCCTGGAGAAGTTCCGGGTACGCTAAGCCATTTCTGGAGTAAATTATACCATCTGCTACTGCCCGCGTTATCTATGGCACTGATTGCAACGGTGGGGACAGTACAATATTTACGGAATGAGATCATTGATACGAAACAAAAGGACTTCATCCTCACGGCAAGAGCCAAAGGCGCTTCAGAATCGCGTGTATACAATCGCCATATTTTGCGAAATTCCTTACTGCCGATAGCTGCATTTTTCGGATATGAGATTACTGGGCTCATCGGTGGTACGGTGTTCGTTGAAAGTATCTTCAGCTATCCGGGTATGGGTATGCTGTTTCTCAGCTCGATAACGATCCGGGATTTCAGCGTAGTAACGGCTCTAGTTCTTCTGTATGGGGTTGCTGCCATCGTTGGATCGTTGTTATCAGACATTATCTTAAGTATCGTAGATCCTCGTATCCGGATTAAATAA
- a CDS encoding cysteine desulfurase family protein codes for MKSIYLDHAASTPVHPEVAKVMLNIMTEQYGNASSVHQFGRSAKRILNEARDNIAAFLGCAPEEWVFTGGGTESDNLALYGAAPAVSHKGKHIITTQIEHHAVLHTCEELEKEGFKVTYLPADSTGRVTVTDVEAALQEDTVLISVMYANNEVGTVQPIQEIGLLARERGILFHVDAVQALGALPITLRELPVDYMSFTAHKIYGPQGIGGLYVRSGAPLHPRLHGGLQERGRRAGTENLAGAAGFAKAVEIAVTGLSERQQNVRLLRNRLLEELDTLIGRESYSLNGNPEHFLPSILNLSFPVAGTDVMLMNLDMEGIAAASGSACTSGSLEISHVLKAMGLPKNILESAIRFSIGLGNTTEEIEYVARKVETILNRLRK; via the coding sequence ATGAAATCCATCTATTTGGACCACGCCGCATCAACCCCGGTTCATCCCGAAGTGGCTAAGGTCATGTTGAATATAATGACAGAACAATACGGAAATGCGTCTAGTGTACATCAGTTCGGGCGTTCAGCTAAAAGAATATTGAATGAGGCGCGCGATAATATCGCCGCCTTTTTGGGCTGCGCACCTGAAGAGTGGGTGTTCACTGGAGGCGGCACAGAGAGTGACAATTTAGCGCTCTATGGAGCGGCACCTGCAGTTTCCCATAAAGGAAAACACATTATCACCACCCAGATCGAGCATCATGCAGTGTTACATACCTGCGAAGAGCTAGAGAAGGAAGGTTTCAAAGTAACCTATCTTCCTGCGGATTCGACGGGCAGGGTAACCGTCACAGACGTAGAGGCAGCGTTGCAGGAAGACACGGTGTTGATCAGCGTAATGTATGCCAATAATGAAGTAGGCACCGTTCAGCCCATTCAGGAGATTGGTCTGCTCGCTAGAGAACGGGGAATTCTGTTCCATGTAGATGCTGTACAAGCCCTTGGTGCCCTTCCGATTACATTACGGGAGCTTCCAGTAGATTACATGAGCTTTACCGCTCATAAGATCTATGGGCCTCAAGGGATAGGGGGGCTATACGTTCGAAGTGGAGCACCGCTACATCCAAGACTTCATGGCGGCCTTCAGGAGCGTGGCAGACGTGCCGGAACAGAGAATCTAGCCGGAGCTGCTGGATTTGCCAAAGCCGTTGAAATAGCGGTTACGGGTCTTTCAGAACGTCAACAGAATGTGAGGCTCCTGCGCAATAGACTACTCGAGGAACTGGATACTCTGATTGGGCGGGAGAGTTATTCGCTTAACGGTAATCCTGAGCATTTTTTGCCTAGTATTCTGAATTTGAGCTTCCCAGTGGCTGGAACAGATGTTATGTTGATGAACCTGGATATGGAGGGAATTGCGGCTGCGAGTGGGTCGGCTTGCACGTCAGGATCACTGGAAATATCTCATGTTCTGAAAGCAATGGGACTTCCCAAAAATATTTTAGAGTCCGCGATTCGATTTAGTATCGGTTTGGGTAATACTACTGAAGAAATCGAGTACGTTGCTCGAAAAGTTGAAACCATTTTGAATCGGCTACGTAAATGA